Below is a window of Verrucomicrobiota bacterium DNA.
GGCGAGAACGGCGCCGGCCATTTCGTCAAGATGGTGCACAACGGCATCGAGTACGGCGACATGCAGATGATCTGCGAGACCTACCAGCTCATGCGTGAAGGCCTCGGGATGTCCAATGACGAGATGCACGCCGTCTTCGCCGCGTGGAACGACGGCGAGCTCAACTCCTACCTCATCGAGATCACACGCGATATCCTCGCTCACAAGGACGACGGCCGGTACGTCATCGACCTCATCCTTGACACCGCCGGGCAGAAGGGGACCGGCAAGTGGACGGCGATCGAGGCGCTTGACCTCGGCCAGCCGCTCACACTCATCGGCGAGGCCGTGTTTGCCCGTTGCCTCTCAGCGCTCAAAGACGAGCGCGTCGCCGCATCGAAGGCGCTTGCCGGTCCCTCGACGAGGTTCGACGGCGACAAGGCCGCCTTCGTCAACGACCTTCGCCAGGCGCTGTACGCCTCGAAGATCGTCAGCTACGCCCAGGGCTACCAGCTCATGCGCGCCGCGGCGGCCGAGTACAGATGGAATCTCAACTACGGGGGCATCGCGCTCATGTGGCGCGGCGGCTGCATCATCCGCTCGGTCTTCCTCGGCAAGATCAAGGAGGCGTTCGACCGCAACCGCGAGTTGGTCAACCTGCTGCTCGACCCGTTCTTCAAGGACGCGCTGATCACGGCGCAGCCGGCGTGGCGACGCGTGGTGGCCAAGGCCGTTGAGCTCGGCATCCCCGTGCCGGCCGTCAGCACGGCGCTTGCCTACTTCGACGGCTACCGCCATGAGCGGCTGCCGGCCAACCTGCTCCAGGCCCAGCGCGATTACTTCGGCGCGCACACCTACGAGCGCGTCGACAAGCCGCGCGGCGAGTTCTTCCACACCAACTGGACCGGCCGCGGCGGCGACACCGCGGCCTCGACATACACTGCCTGATTCGGAGCGCGACTCATGGCGGACGCGCACTACCTGTTCGCGTTCTTCCGTGACAACGGCCAGGACGGAGTGCATCTTGCCTCGAGCGACGACGGACTGGAATGGGCGTCGATAAACGGCGATCGCCCGTTGCTTGCACCGCGCGCCGGCACCGAGCGTCTCATGCGCGACCCGCACGTGACGCTCGCGCCCGACGGCGTGTTCCACTTGGTGTGGACCACGGGCTGGAACGAGCCGACGATCGGCTACGCGAGCTCGAAGA
It encodes the following:
- the gnd gene encoding decarboxylating NADP(+)-dependent phosphogluconate dehydrogenase; this translates as GENGAGHFVKMVHNGIEYGDMQMICETYQLMREGLGMSNDEMHAVFAAWNDGELNSYLIEITRDILAHKDDGRYVIDLILDTAGQKGTGKWTAIEALDLGQPLTLIGEAVFARCLSALKDERVAASKALAGPSTRFDGDKAAFVNDLRQALYASKIVSYAQGYQLMRAAAAEYRWNLNYGGIALMWRGGCIIRSVFLGKIKEAFDRNRELVNLLLDPFFKDALITAQPAWRRVVAKAVELGIPVPAVSTALAYFDGYRHERLPANLLQAQRDYFGAHTYERVDKPRGEFFHTNWTGRGGDTAASTYTA